In the genome of Rhodamnia argentea isolate NSW1041297 chromosome 3, ASM2092103v1, whole genome shotgun sequence, one region contains:
- the LOC125314440 gene encoding disease resistance protein RPM1-like: protein MAEGQVNHLLIKLAQFVENEVWHLTGGQEEALSVRGELERVRAFLRVADSLEESDDEVKVWVKQLRNTAYEMEDALDEFSLILRHDHGVGFTGLISRMSCCIRNLKSRYRVTSEIKRIHSRVKAICEGHRRLHRKFSRAQQELGAYNSWQDHRGNSLLLDRTDLVGIEQPKNELVVRLLDDALRREVISVVGMGGLGKTTLVKQVYDDPAVKKHFTVYAWITLSRAVKSEELLKDMLNQIMRVIRKPVPPGADTMNSHWLKMIIKDLLQRRRYLIILDDAWHINEWDAVKHALPNNSHGSRVIITTRNADLASTSCKEFTGLVKNMEPLDPEQSWKLFCRKTFQGNSCPSHLEEICKFILRKCEGLPLAIVAISGVLAAKDKRRIDEWDVVRRSLRAEIDGNDRLKNLKRVLSLSFGDLPYYLKSCFLHLSVFPEGHLIERRRLIRLWVAEGFVERKEGKTLEEVAEDYFRELLNRSLIQVAEMTTDGRFTFCRIHDFQREIITSKSRDQSFATIAKEPTDMWPDKVRRLSLHNSLQAAQQNRSLSHLRSLYMFGVDRASIDIVLGSDIKLLNVLDLQATPLPRFPVQVVDWYYLTYLSFRHTEVKTIPASIGKLQNLETLDLKHTNVTRLPVEILKLQKLRHLLVYRYENISYLCHKYGFKALTEIGALQSLQKLCHIEADDERSHIIMRELGKLTQLSRLSILKLRKEDGRALCSSIAKLTNLRAISVASIEDDEILDLQHLTSPPQLLQRIYLKGRLEMLPNWLATLHSLVKLHLRWSRLKDDPLVSLQSLPNLVHLELLQVYEGKTLCFKAKGFRKLRILGLDNFDELRSVEVEEGAMPCLEKLIIQRCKLLEKLPSGIEYLTKLKVLEFFDMPDELVKKFVQDEHDKDYQKVALIPEVYYGYWRDGGWDVQSIERSSEGDASPRQGTSMRSSQFPPCWK, encoded by the coding sequence ATGGCAGAGGGCCAAGTGAATCACCTACTCATAAAGCTTGCACAATTCGTCGAGAACGAGGTCTGGCACCTGACAGGCGGTCAAGAAGAAGCCCTCTCGGTGAGAGGAGAGTTGGAGCGTGTCCGGGCCTTCCTCAGGGTCGCCGATTCCCTTGAGGAAAGCGACGACGAAGTCAAAGTGTGGGTGAAGCAGTTGAGAAATACAGCCTACGAAATGGAGGACGCGCTTGATGAGTTCTCGCTGATCCTGAGACACGACCACGGAGTCGGGTTCACTGGCCTTATCAGCAGGATGTCCTGCTGCATCAGGAACCTGAAGTCCCGATATCGTGTCACATCCGAGATAAAGCGCATCCACTCCAGAGTAAAGGCCATATGTGAAGGGCACCGGAGGCTGCACCGCAAATTCAGCAGGGCTCAACAAGAGCTCGGCGCCTATAACTCCTGGCAGGACCACCGGGGCAATTCCCTTCTCCTAGATAGAACTGACCTGGTGGGCATTGAACAGCCGAAGAACGAGCTGGTCGTGCGGTTACTAGACGATGCTCTCAGGCGGGAGGTCATCTCCGTCGTGGGAATGGGAGGGTTGGGCAAAACCACTCTGGTGAAGCAAGTCTATGATGACCCTGCCGTGAAGAAACATTTCACGGTGTATGCTTGGATCACTCTCTCTCGGGCCGTGAAGTCCGAAGAGCTCCTCAAAGACATGCTTAATCAGATCATGAGGGTGATCAGGAAACCGGTCCCTCCAGGAGCTGACACTATGAATAGCCATTGGCTGAAGATGATCATCAAGGACCTGCTTCAGAGGAGGAGGTACCTGATCATCCTCGATGACGCCTGGCACATAAACGAATGGGATGCGGTCAAGCACGCCTTGCCCAACAACAGTCACGGAAGCCGAGTGATCATCACAACCCGGAATGCCGATCTGGCATCCACCTCCTGCAAGGAGTTCACCGGGCTGGTAAAAAATATGGAGCCACTCGATCCGGAGCAGTCGTGGAAGCTTTTCTGTCGGAAGACGTTTCAGGGGAATTCGTGCCCTTCCCACCTGGAGGAGATATGTAAGTTTATTTTGAGGAAGTGTGAAGGATTACCGCTCGCCATCGTGGCCATCAGTGGTGTTCTGGCCGCGAAAGACAAGCGGAGGATTGATGAGTGGGATGTGGTACGGCGCAGCCTTCGTGCTGAGATCGATGGCAATGATAGGCTCAAGAACTTGAAGAGGGTGCTTTCCCTCAGTTTCGGTGATTTGCCGTACTATCTCAAGTCCTGTTTCTTGCACTTGAGTGTCTTTCCGGAGGGTCATCTGATCGAACGCAGAAGACTCATCCGACTTTGGGTAGCGGAAGGGTTTGTCGAGAGAAAAGAAGGCAAGACACTCgaagaagttgcagaggactaCTTCAGAGAGCTCCTGAACAGAAGCCTGATCCAAGTGGCTGAAATGACAACTGACGGAAGGTTCACATTTTGCCGCATCCATGATTTCCAGAGGGAAATAATAACTTCAAAATCGCGAGATCAAAGCTTCGCAACGATTGCCAAAGAGCCAACCGACATGTGGCCAGATAAAGTTCGCCGCCTTTCATTGCACAACAGCCTGCAAGCTGCACAGCAAAACAGGTCACTTTCTCATCTGCGCTCTCTATACATGTTCGGGGTAGACAGGGCTTCCATTGACATTGTCCTAGGTAGTGACATCAAACTGCTCAATGTCTTAGACTTGCAAGCCACACCTTTGCCAAGGTTCCCAGTCCAAGTTGTTGACTGGTACTACCTAACATATTTAAGCTTCAGGCACACCGAGGTTAAAACAATTCCTGCTTCGATAGGGAAGCTTCAGAACTTAGAGACTCTAGATCTTAAGCACACAAATGTAACGCGATTGCCTGTCGAAATATTGAAGCTGCAAAAGCTCAGGCATCTCTTGGTGTATCGGTATGAGAACATATCCTATTTGTGCCACAAGTATGGCTTCAAGGCACTCACGGAGATTGGGGCTCTGCAATCCCTTCAAAAGTTGTGCCACATAGAGGCGGATGATGAGAGGAGTCACATTATAATGAGAGAGCTCGGGAAACTGACGCAGTTGAGCAGGTTGAGCATCCTGAAGTTGAGGAAAGAGGACGGAAGGGCTTTGTGCTCATCGATCGCGAAATTAACCAACCTCCGTGCAATATCCGTGGCTTCAATTGAGGACGACGAAATATTGGATCTGCAACATCTTACCTCTCCGCCTCAACTACTGCAGAGGATCTACTTGAAAGGGCGTCTCGAGATGCTACCAAACTGGTTAGCCACTCTCCATAGTCTTGTCAAGTTGCATTTACGATGGAGTCGGCTGAAGGATGACCCGCTCGTATCACTCCAAAGTCTGCCCAATCTCGTGCATCTCGAGCTGCTCCAGGTCTATGAAGGAAAGACCTTATGCTTCAAAGCCAAAGGCTTTAGGAAGTTGAGAATTCTGGGTCTCGACAATTTCGATGAACTGAGATCAGTGGAAGTGGAGGAAGGAGCAATGCCCTGCCTGGAAAAGTTGATCATTCAGCGCTGCAAGCTACTGGAGAAGCTGCCATCAGGCATTGAGTATCTGACCAAGCTCAAAGTACTTGAGTTCTTCGACATGCCTGACGAGTTGGTCAAGAAGTTTGTGCAAGACGAGCACGACAAGGATTATCAGAAGGTCGCACTCATTCCAGAAGTTTACTATGGATATTGGCGAGATGGAGGCTGGGACGTCCAATCGATAGAGAGATCATCTGAGGGCGACGCCTCTCCTCGCCAAGGCACTAGCATGAGGAGCAGTCAGTTCCCTCCATGCTGGAAGTAA